One Fusobacterium sp. JB019 genomic window carries:
- a CDS encoding glycosyltransferase: MLNNFEKYKNIESVLMCGEVKNKKKPIFSVVIPTYNRKKLLQETLESVLKQNIDVDYEIIIVDNNDDFKNLEVLKIIKSYKNRKIFYYKNKKNIGATGNWNRCIELSTAEWIIMIHDDDIMLNNALNEIKKIKDKYECDLIHFQHITKDFINNKIKNPTNGKQTVEKIKLERFLCGPQILAPVSTAFRKSCAIDIGGFNNDYLPSIDYEFWVRYISKYKGLYIKNNPIAIYRLEDNDSLKKSTIIGVILSDYKILKKLENKYKVQYKLSKYDLLWRIYKKKKLNKEEKKQIMKKLEYTRQDLIIAFLLRKTRVIQFWNIRNKIKTEYLEN, translated from the coding sequence ATGCTAAATAATTTTGAAAAATATAAAAATATAGAGTCAGTACTTATGTGTGGAGAAGTGAAAAATAAGAAAAAACCTATATTTTCTGTAGTTATACCAACATATAATAGAAAAAAATTATTGCAAGAAACATTAGAAAGTGTTTTAAAACAAAATATAGATGTTGATTATGAAATTATAATTGTTGATAATAATGATGATTTTAAAAATTTAGAAGTTTTAAAAATAATAAAATCATATAAGAATAGAAAAATTTTTTATTATAAAAACAAAAAAAATATAGGAGCTACAGGGAATTGGAATAGATGTATAGAATTGTCTACGGCAGAATGGATAATTATGATTCATGACGATGATATCATGCTTAATAATGCTTTGAATGAGATAAAAAAAATAAAAGATAAGTATGAATGCGATTTAATTCATTTTCAACATATAACAAAAGATTTTATTAATAATAAGATAAAAAATCCAACAAATGGAAAACAAACTGTTGAAAAGATAAAGTTAGAAAGATTTTTATGCGGTCCTCAAATTTTAGCACCAGTATCAACAGCATTTAGGAAAAGTTGTGCTATTGATATAGGAGGGTTTAATAATGATTATCTTCCAAGTATAGATTATGAATTTTGGGTAAGATATATAAGTAAGTATAAAGGATTATATATTAAAAATAATCCAATAGCAATATATAGGTTAGAAGATAATGATAGTTTAAAAAAATCTACAATAATAGGCGTAATACTTAGTGATTATAAAATTTTAAAGAAATTAGAGAATAAATATAAAGTTCAGTATAAGCTTTCGAAATATGATTTACTTTGGAGAATTTATAAAAAGAAAAAATTAAACAAGGAAGAAAAAAAACAAATTATGAAAAAATTAGAATACACAAGACAAGATTTAATAATTGCTTTTTTATTGAGAAAAACGAGAGTAATACAATTTTGGAATATTAGAAATAAAATAAAAACAGAATATTTAGAAAATTAA
- a CDS encoding ATP-binding cassette domain-containing protein, which yields MNYLELKDIRKRYGKIDVLKGINLKIKKGEFICFLGPSGCGKTTLLRIIAGLEKLNSGIIYVNGEKINDLAPGKRNLSMVFQSYALFPNMTVFENIEYGLRKKIKDRKERYEKINKILDLVGLLETSAKYPDEMSGGQQQRVSLARAIALEPKILLLDEPLSALDAKVRENLRKEIKDIQKKLGITTIMVTHDQEEALTMGDRIAVINGGEIVQFDVPEKIYNNPKDIFVADFIGKINFITKGEDVFAIRPENIKFSLEKKQTNYESVLRNIEFRGSFYRLTTSLFEEEVLIDIPPKEKEKLNLKLEDKLYITLPKKDLI from the coding sequence ATGAATTATTTAGAATTAAAAGATATTAGAAAGAGATATGGAAAGATAGATGTTTTAAAAGGAATTAATTTAAAAATTAAGAAAGGTGAGTTTATTTGTTTTCTTGGGCCTTCTGGTTGCGGGAAAACAACTCTTTTAAGAATTATTGCAGGACTTGAAAAATTAAACTCAGGTATAATTTATGTTAATGGAGAGAAAATTAATGATTTAGCTCCAGGAAAAAGAAATCTAAGTATGGTTTTTCAAAGTTATGCTTTGTTTCCTAATATGACAGTTTTTGAGAATATCGAGTATGGATTACGAAAAAAGATAAAAGATAGAAAAGAAAGATATGAAAAAATAAATAAAATATTGGATTTAGTAGGACTTTTAGAAACTTCAGCTAAATATCCTGATGAAATGAGTGGTGGACAACAACAAAGAGTTTCTCTTGCAAGAGCAATAGCTTTAGAACCAAAGATACTACTTCTTGATGAACCATTATCTGCACTTGATGCAAAAGTAAGAGAAAATTTAAGAAAAGAAATTAAAGATATACAAAAGAAACTTGGGATAACTACTATTATGGTTACTCATGATCAGGAAGAAGCTCTTACAATGGGAGATAGGATAGCTGTTATTAATGGTGGGGAAATAGTTCAATTTGATGTTCCAGAAAAGATATATAATAATCCTAAAGATATTTTTGTTGCAGACTTTATAGGAAAAATAAATTTTATTACAAAAGGTGAGGATGTTTTTGCCATAAGACCTGAAAATATTAAGTTTTCTTTAGAAAAAAAGCAAACTAATTATGAGTCTGTATTAAGGAATATTGAATTTAGAGGTTCTTTTTATAGATTAACGACTAGTTTATTTGAAGAGGAAGTATTAATAGATATTCCACCAAAAGAAAAAGAGAAATTAAATCTAAAATTAGAAGATAAATTATATATCACTTTGCCTAAAAAGGATTTGATTTAA
- a CDS encoding glycosyltransferase family 9 protein, translating into MKILVVRFKQIGDSILASAICNSLKETFPDSKIDYVLYEHVSPLFKHHKYIDNSITITNEERKNPFKYLFKVFKITRKKYDIVIDVMSTPKSELFTLFSLKAKYRIGRLKKYRGYTYTDKIEEPKNAKDKVDKFLAMLKPLERDFNVKYDSSYSISVTDKEKSYMKEKMIAAGLDFSKPIFACAINSRVPRKVYPIDNMIQVISHLIDKLNIQIIFYYSPAEKNFAKETHRKLNNSKNIFSNIETSSIRELAMLLSNCDLFFGNEGGPRHLAQALDIPSFAIFSPESSKKEWLANKNERHSGVEPQDFKIQENMTRDEIYRLITPEYIENEVTKLYNKFVKK; encoded by the coding sequence ATGAAAATTTTAGTCGTTAGATTTAAGCAAATTGGAGACTCTATTTTAGCTTCAGCCATTTGTAACTCTTTGAAGGAAACTTTTCCAGATTCTAAAATAGATTATGTTTTATACGAACATGTATCTCCTTTATTTAAACATCACAAATATATTGACAATTCTATAACTATTACAAATGAGGAACGAAAAAATCCTTTTAAATATTTATTCAAAGTTTTTAAAATAACTAGAAAAAAATATGATATTGTTATCGATGTTATGTCTACACCAAAAAGTGAACTTTTTACATTATTTTCTCTTAAGGCTAAATATAGGATTGGTAGATTAAAAAAATATAGAGGTTATACTTATACTGATAAGATAGAAGAACCTAAAAATGCAAAGGATAAAGTAGATAAGTTCTTAGCTATGTTAAAACCTCTTGAAAGAGATTTTAATGTTAAATATGACTCTAGTTATAGTATTAGTGTAACAGATAAAGAAAAATCATATATGAAAGAAAAAATGATTGCTGCTGGGCTTGACTTCTCTAAACCTATTTTTGCCTGTGCAATAAATTCTAGAGTCCCTAGAAAAGTTTACCCTATAGATAATATGATACAGGTAATAAGTCATTTAATTGATAAACTTAATATTCAAATTATCTTTTATTATTCACCTGCTGAAAAAAACTTTGCAAAGGAAACTCATAGAAAACTAAATAATAGTAAAAATATATTTTCAAATATTGAAACTTCTTCAATAAGAGAACTTGCAATGCTTTTATCAAACTGTGACTTATTTTTTGGTAATGAGGGTGGTCCTAGACATTTAGCACAAGCTTTGGATATTCCTAGTTTTGCTATTTTCTCTCCAGAATCATCAAAAAAAGAATGGCTAGCCAACAAAAACGAAAGACATAGCGGTGTTGAACCTCAAGATTTCAAAATTCAAGAAAATATGACTAGAGATGAAATTTATAGGTTAATTACTCCAGAATATATAGAAAATGAAGTAACTAAACTTTATAATAAATTTGTAAAAAAATAA
- a CDS encoding DUF535 family protein, with translation MIKEIDLSLEILKRGELKAQLNNKKKRLKYLLRGILTFPYTYKLNNFIVNHNYLRKKIYDYPILISKIHRPYLYLNSDISMKVKGIINTYKLIDENLSLGLQEELYTKGYINIGEIEGKDGRKYIVRFNVYTSFDKEGEVSITIFSPDKIKLGTITFSILNIKNKNIIFIGGMQGAKRDIDKEVIKENSKNLYGIFPKKLLVESLYFLDKSLGFNFDKYAVGNGSHVYKARRYNRKRVILANYDGFWESLESKREGEIWKLPDAIHRKKIEDVPSKKRNQVRKKYFLLQELEKNINKKIRE, from the coding sequence ATGATAAAAGAAATTGATTTAAGTTTAGAAATTTTAAAAAGAGGAGAATTAAAGGCACAATTAAATAATAAGAAAAAAAGATTAAAATATTTATTAAGAGGGATACTTACTTTTCCATATACTTATAAATTGAATAATTTTATAGTTAATCATAATTATTTAAGAAAGAAAATATATGATTATCCAATATTAATAAGTAAAATTCATAGGCCTTATTTGTATTTGAATTCGGATATTTCTATGAAAGTTAAAGGGATAATAAATACATATAAACTAATAGATGAAAATTTATCTCTTGGCTTACAAGAAGAACTATATACAAAGGGATATATAAATATAGGAGAAATAGAAGGAAAAGATGGAAGAAAATATATAGTTAGATTTAATGTTTATACCAGCTTTGATAAGGAAGGAGAGGTAAGTATTACAATATTTTCTCCAGATAAAATAAAACTAGGAACTATTACTTTTAGTATCTTAAATATAAAGAATAAGAATATAATTTTTATAGGGGGAATGCAAGGAGCAAAAAGAGATATAGATAAAGAAGTTATAAAAGAAAATAGTAAAAATTTATATGGTATTTTCCCTAAAAAACTATTGGTTGAAAGTTTATATTTTCTAGATAAAAGTTTAGGCTTTAATTTTGATAAATATGCAGTTGGGAATGGGAGTCATGTTTATAAAGCTAGAAGGTATAATAGAAAAAGAGTTATTTTAGCTAACTATGATGGATTCTGGGAATCTTTAGAAAGTAAAAGAGAAGGAGAAATTTGGAAATTGCCAGATGCGATACATAGAAAAAAAATAGAGGATGTTCCTAGTAAAAAAAGAAATCAAGTAAGAAAAAAATATTTTCTTTTGCAAGAATTAGAAAAAAACATAAATAAAAAAATAAGAGAATAA
- a CDS encoding phosphocholine cytidylyltransferase family protein: MKTAVILVAGMGTRLNDITKGEFPKPFLQINEKPLIERSIENLNFFGVERIILVTGHLKEFFEILSEKYDGIEIIENSDYSNTSSMGSFYVTKDLIKDEDEILLLEGDLIYERKAIEILINSKKKDAILLTEDKQMSDDYYFEINNDSIGKLTSNLNEISGEYGEMTGLQKLSNSLFMKMFETYEKLNNSKLAYESCLAEIAKTRKISYEKGNGILWSEIDNEYQLKRVMKKIYPKLVEKGEY; this comes from the coding sequence ATGAAAACAGCAGTAATACTTGTAGCAGGAATGGGAACTAGATTAAATGATATTACTAAAGGAGAATTTCCGAAACCTTTTTTACAAATAAATGAGAAACCGTTAATAGAAAGATCTATTGAAAATTTAAATTTTTTTGGTGTTGAAAGAATTATTTTAGTAACAGGGCATTTGAAAGAATTTTTTGAAATTTTAAGTGAAAAATATGACGGTATTGAAATTATTGAAAATAGTGATTATTCAAACACTAGTAGTATGGGAAGCTTCTATGTTACAAAAGATTTAATAAAAGATGAAGATGAAATTCTACTTTTAGAAGGAGATTTAATTTATGAAAGAAAAGCTATTGAAATTTTAATTAATTCTAAAAAAAAGGATGCTATATTATTAACAGAGGATAAACAAATGTCAGATGATTATTATTTTGAAATAAATAATGATAGTATAGGAAAACTTACTTCTAATCTAAATGAAATTAGTGGAGAATATGGCGAAATGACAGGGTTACAAAAGCTTTCAAATTCTTTATTTATGAAAATGTTTGAAACTTATGAAAAATTAAATAATAGTAAATTAGCCTATGAAAGTTGTTTAGCTGAAATTGCTAAAACAAGAAAAATATCCTATGAAAAAGGAAATGGAATTTTATGGTCAGAGATAGATAATGAATATCAATTAAAGAGAGTAATGAAAAAGATTTATCCAAAACTTGTAGAAAAAGGAGAATATTAA
- a CDS encoding extracellular solute-binding protein gives MKKIIKIILLASFVLILGACGKKEVKKSLTVYSGLEEEYLGNYVEIFKKDFPDIELNIVRDSQGAIAAKLIAEGKNPQADILWGMASINLIQLANNKSLYEIDSKLLENIDSKFIDKINLKPYWVGMTAWTSALTINKYEIEKRNIKVPESYKELLNSKFNKEIVMPNPASSGTGYLTILGWIATMGEKQAWEYMDALNKNINQYTHSGSAPVKMTMQGEQLIGIGMDSESFRLGKMNHSIITVLPDEGYGWDMEGIALVNKQNIKPEAIEFIKWAISKKMMEEYSKNIGLVSYKGVHTKLDGYPVDFEEKLAKIDFKWAAENRDRILKEWEKRYGKGE, from the coding sequence ATGAAAAAAATTATAAAAATTATTTTATTAGCATCTTTTGTTTTAATTTTAGGGGCTTGTGGTAAAAAAGAAGTTAAAAAAAGTTTAACAGTTTATTCTGGATTAGAGGAAGAATACTTAGGAAACTATGTAGAAATATTTAAGAAAGATTTTCCAGATATAGAGTTAAATATAGTAAGAGATTCACAAGGAGCAATTGCAGCTAAATTAATTGCAGAAGGAAAGAATCCTCAAGCAGATATATTATGGGGGATGGCAAGTATCAATTTAATTCAATTAGCTAATAATAAAAGTTTGTATGAAATAGATTCTAAATTACTTGAAAATATAGATTCTAAATTTATAGACAAAATAAATTTAAAACCTTATTGGGTTGGAATGACTGCTTGGACTTCAGCATTAACAATCAATAAGTATGAAATTGAAAAAAGAAATATTAAGGTTCCTGAATCTTATAAAGAATTATTAAATTCTAAATTTAATAAAGAAATAGTGATGCCAAATCCAGCATCATCTGGAACTGGGTATTTAACAATTTTAGGATGGATAGCTACAATGGGAGAAAAACAAGCTTGGGAATATATGGATGCTCTTAATAAAAATATAAATCAGTATACTCATTCAGGTAGTGCTCCTGTTAAAATGACTATGCAAGGTGAACAATTAATAGGAATAGGAATGGATAGTGAAAGTTTTAGACTTGGTAAAATGAATCATTCTATAATAACAGTATTACCAGATGAAGGTTACGGTTGGGATATGGAAGGAATTGCATTAGTTAATAAACAAAATATAAAACCAGAGGCAATAGAATTTATTAAATGGGCAATTTCAAAAAAAATGATGGAGGAATATTCCAAAAATATAGGATTAGTTTCATATAAAGGAGTTCATACAAAACTTGATGGATATCCTGTTGATTTTGAAGAAAAGTTAGCAAAAATAGATTTTAAATGGGCTGCTGAAAATAGAGATAGAATTCTTAAAGAATGGGAAAAAAGATATGGAAAAGGTGAATAG
- a CDS encoding lipopolysaccharide kinase InaA family protein, which yields MKKILKRLRRVFYFLINNFEEIKILLNEEGITNLRLYKTMEWRHEGVFYFLGNYEGNRVFIKYMDDYNIPQNEWNAYNQLKESKKFQEKYFIKYFCYKKLGDAGIVVSEYVKGKTLKEVNVITKKTKEYIIDELSRVIDILHDAKIIHRDINPSNIYFKNGDAKKVKIIDFAYSLSTERETKLKETIKDTRKLRGLDEDYIEKPFVWDDVFAMKKVIAEKFGISSKKIEGKQGKLVYKAKINRG from the coding sequence GTGAAAAAAATATTAAAAAGATTAAGAAGAGTTTTTTATTTTTTAATTAATAATTTTGAAGAAATTAAGATATTATTAAATGAAGAGGGGATAACTAATCTTAGGTTATACAAAACCATGGAATGGAGACATGAGGGAGTTTTTTATTTTTTAGGAAATTATGAAGGAAATAGAGTTTTTATAAAATATATGGACGATTATAATATTCCACAAAATGAATGGAATGCTTATAATCAGCTAAAAGAAAGTAAGAAATTTCAAGAAAAATATTTTATAAAATATTTTTGTTATAAAAAGTTAGGAGATGCAGGGATAGTAGTTTCAGAATATGTTAAGGGAAAAACTTTAAAAGAAGTAAATGTTATAACTAAAAAAACAAAAGAATATATAATAGATGAATTAAGTAGGGTTATAGATATATTACATGATGCTAAAATTATTCATAGGGACATTAATCCTTCTAATATATATTTTAAAAATGGAGATGCAAAAAAAGTAAAGATAATAGATTTTGCCTATAGTTTATCTACAGAAAGAGAAACAAAGTTGAAGGAAACTATAAAAGATACGAGGAAATTAAGAGGTCTAGATGAAGATTATATTGAAAAACCTTTTGTTTGGGATGACGTATTTGCAATGAAAAAAGTAATAGCTGAAAAATTTGGAATTAGTTCTAAAAAAATAGAAGGAAAACAGGGAAAACTAGTGTATAAAGCAAAGATTAATAGGGGGTAA
- a CDS encoding putative 2-aminoethylphosphonate ABC transporter permease subunit, which yields MNNFKNKFFKLFCSCGIIIFFSCSVLLPLMTLFIKAFKNDNGKFIGINNFIEYLKNPVTFSSITNSLKVSITVTLIAVVLAFLFSYSINRTNLKGKLIFKSIALLPLFMPTMTHGISLIYLFGRQGIITKKLGISLPIYGFLGIVIAEIIFVFPVLFFMLLLAFDSEDYRKYEVANIMGIGKIKQFFTITLPNIKYSLMSCLFAGFTLSFSDFGAPKVIGGNFNVLSTDIFKQVIGQQNFSMGATIGIILIIPALLTFIIDVLIKTKSSIVDSNASKYRINENKIRDLFFSSYTVLISLFILILFGVVIIASLVTQWPYDMSISLNSYSFSVMGESIWLIFNNSIYVSFLSALFGTIICFFTAYLVEREKNFKSIRKLGYFLSIIPNALPGLTIGLAYIFFFNSQDNLLNFLYGSFGIIMIANIVHFFSTPFLTITSRLKKLDNEYETISNIMGVSWFRTIFKVIIPLSLDSILESFSYYFINSMITISAVIFLYTSKTRLVSIMMIYKNDSGDIGIAAAIAVMIVITNIIFKVSFDVLIKYIRRRNYYKKRKDKMEKEIKGEKLLEIGKEILIVLNEISSENNVKYWLEFGTLLGKIRENNFIDYDVNFNIGIMQEELNPNFIIELEKNKFKRIDSLSLDGKLKYLKYIFKEIEIEIFLFERNNNKVICYSPSKNKDEIVYNVLSDTTLREVNFMGVNTRIPRNSIKRLIEIYGHNYNIPNANWSDEMSPSRRVKCIKKIKD from the coding sequence ATGAATAATTTTAAAAATAAATTTTTTAAATTGTTTTGTTCATGCGGAATAATAATATTTTTTAGTTGTTCTGTTCTTTTACCTTTAATGACTTTATTTATAAAAGCTTTTAAAAATGATAACGGGAAATTTATAGGAATAAATAATTTTATAGAGTATTTAAAAAATCCAGTTACATTTTCATCGATTACAAATAGTTTAAAAGTGTCAATAACAGTTACGCTAATTGCGGTTGTTTTAGCGTTTTTGTTTTCTTATAGTATAAATAGAACAAATCTAAAAGGTAAATTAATTTTTAAAAGTATTGCATTATTGCCTCTTTTTATGCCTACTATGACACATGGTATTTCTCTTATTTATCTTTTTGGAAGACAAGGAATAATAACTAAAAAGTTAGGGATCAGCTTACCTATATATGGATTTTTAGGAATAGTTATAGCAGAAATAATATTTGTTTTCCCTGTTTTATTTTTTATGCTTCTTCTTGCCTTTGATTCAGAAGATTATAGGAAATATGAAGTTGCTAATATTATGGGGATAGGTAAAATTAAACAGTTTTTTACTATAACGCTTCCAAATATTAAGTATTCGTTAATGTCTTGTTTATTTGCAGGTTTTACATTAAGTTTTTCTGACTTTGGAGCTCCTAAAGTAATTGGTGGAAATTTTAATGTTCTTTCAACTGATATTTTTAAACAAGTAATAGGACAACAAAATTTTTCTATGGGAGCTACGATTGGAATTATTTTAATTATTCCAGCCCTTTTAACATTTATTATTGATGTTTTAATAAAAACTAAATCTTCCATAGTTGATTCAAATGCAAGTAAATATAGGATTAATGAGAATAAAATAAGAGATTTATTTTTTAGTAGTTATACAGTATTAATAAGTTTATTCATATTAATACTATTTGGAGTTGTAATTATAGCTTCTTTAGTAACACAATGGCCTTATGATATGAGTATTTCTTTAAATTCTTATTCATTTAGTGTAATGGGAGAAAGTATTTGGTTAATATTTAATAACTCTATTTACGTTTCTTTTTTGTCAGCATTATTTGGAACGATTATTTGTTTTTTTACAGCTTATTTAGTTGAAAGAGAAAAAAACTTTAAGTCTATAAGAAAATTAGGATATTTTCTTTCAATAATACCTAATGCTTTGCCAGGATTAACAATTGGTTTAGCTTATATTTTCTTTTTTAATAGTCAAGATAATTTACTAAATTTTTTATATGGAAGCTTTGGGATAATAATGATAGCTAATATAGTTCATTTTTTCTCAACGCCTTTTCTTACAATAACATCTAGATTAAAAAAATTAGATAATGAGTATGAAACAATTTCAAATATTATGGGAGTATCGTGGTTTAGAACTATTTTTAAAGTAATTATACCGTTATCTTTAGATTCAATATTAGAAAGTTTTTCCTATTATTTTATAAATTCTATGATAACTATATCTGCTGTAATATTTTTATATACATCTAAAACAAGATTAGTTTCTATAATGATGATTTATAAAAACGATTCTGGTGATATTGGAATAGCAGCAGCAATAGCTGTTATGATAGTTATAACAAATATTATATTTAAAGTTTCTTTTGATGTATTAATTAAATATATTCGTAGAAGAAATTATTATAAAAAAAGAAAAGATAAAATGGAAAAAGAAATTAAGGGAGAAAAACTTTTAGAAATAGGAAAAGAAATTTTAATTGTTTTAAATGAAATTTCAAGTGAAAATAATGTTAAATATTGGCTAGAATTTGGAACTTTACTTGGTAAAATAAGAGAGAATAATTTTATAGATTATGATGTTAACTTTAATATTGGAATAATGCAAGAAGAATTAAACCCTAATTTTATAATAGAACTTGAAAAAAATAAATTTAAAAGAATAGACTCTTTAAGTTTAGATGGAAAGCTAAAGTATTTAAAATATATTTTTAAAGAAATAGAAATAGAAATATTTTTATTTGAAAGGAATAATAATAAAGTTATTTGTTACTCACCAAGTAAAAATAAAGATGAGATTGTTTATAATGTTTTATCAGATACAACATTAAGGGAAGTTAATTTTATGGGTGTCAATACAAGGATTCCAAGGAATTCTATAAAAAGATTAATTGAGATATATGGACATAACTATAATATTCCAAATGCTAACTGGTCTGATGAGATGAGCCCTAGTAGAAGAGTGAAATGTATTAAAAAAATAAAAGATTGA
- the rfbH gene encoding lipopolysaccharide biosynthesis protein RfbH — MKKLENLRQEILEKTKEYYEIKYGEKKEFIGGDTYVNYGGRYFDEKEMVNLVDSSLEFWLTSGHWVKEFENKFSKYMNVKFTSLTNSGSSANLLAFMALTANELGERRIKRGDEVITVAAGFPTTVTPVIQYGAIPVFVDVTVPEYNIDVNMLEKALSEKTKAVMIAHSLGNPFNLQGVKEFCDKHNLWLVEDNCDALGSEYFIDGEWKKTGTIGDIGTSSFYPPHHMTMGEGGAVYTDNQLLHRLINSFRDWGRDCWCESGVDNTCGCRFTKQYGELPLGYDHKYVYSHFGYNLKVTDMQASIGVAQLEKLPYIVEKRRENWKKLHEGLKGLEDKLILPTLEKNSNPSWFGFLISVKEDSGKSRIELAKFLEANKIQTRNLFAGNLIKHPAFDEMREKQEGYRVVGELKNTDFIMNNTLWIGVYPGMTDEMLNFMIEKIREYILK; from the coding sequence ATGAAAAAATTAGAAAATTTAAGACAAGAAATACTTGAAAAAACTAAGGAATATTATGAAATAAAATACGGAGAAAAAAAAGAATTTATTGGTGGAGATACTTATGTTAACTATGGAGGAAGATATTTTGATGAAAAAGAAATGGTTAATTTAGTTGATTCTTCTTTAGAATTTTGGCTTACTTCGGGGCATTGGGTAAAAGAGTTTGAAAATAAGTTTTCAAAATATATGAATGTTAAATTTACTTCTTTAACAAATTCAGGATCTTCAGCGAATCTTCTTGCATTTATGGCATTAACTGCTAATGAATTAGGAGAAAGAAGAATAAAAAGAGGAGATGAAGTTATAACAGTTGCAGCAGGATTTCCAACAACAGTAACTCCTGTAATACAATATGGTGCTATACCAGTATTTGTAGATGTAACAGTTCCAGAATATAATATTGATGTAAATATGTTGGAAAAAGCTTTAAGTGAAAAAACAAAGGCAGTAATGATTGCTCATAGTTTAGGAAATCCTTTTAACCTTCAAGGAGTAAAAGAATTTTGTGATAAACATAATCTATGGCTAGTGGAAGATAACTGCGATGCTCTTGGTTCAGAATATTTTATAGACGGAGAATGGAAAAAAACAGGAACAATAGGAGATATTGGAACTTCAAGTTTCTATCCACCTCATCATATGACAATGGGAGAAGGGGGAGCAGTTTATACTGATAACCAATTACTTCATAGATTGATAAATTCTTTTAGAGATTGGGGAAGAGATTGTTGGTGTGAAAGTGGAGTTGATAATACTTGTGGATGTAGATTTACAAAACAATATGGGGAACTTCCTCTAGGTTATGATCATAAGTATGTATATTCACATTTTGGATATAATTTAAAAGTTACAGATATGCAAGCATCTATAGGAGTAGCTCAACTAGAAAAGCTACCTTACATAGTTGAAAAGAGAAGAGAAAATTGGAAGAAATTGCATGAAGGTTTAAAAGGATTAGAAGATAAACTAATATTACCTACTCTTGAAAAAAATTCTAATCCAAGTTGGTTTGGATTCCTTATTTCAGTAAAAGAAGATAGTGGAAAATCAAGAATAGAACTTGCTAAATTTTTAGAAGCAAATAAGATTCAAACTAGAAATTTATTTGCTGGAAATTTAATAAAACATCCTGCTTTTGATGAAATGAGAGAAAAACAAGAGGGATATAGAGTTGTTGGAGAACTAAAAAATACAGACTTTATAATGAATAATACTTTGTGGATAGGTGTTTATCCAGGGATGACAGATGAGATGTTAAACTTTATGATAGAAAAAATTAGAGAGTATATTTTAAAATAA
- a CDS encoding glycosyltransferase, translating into MEISVIISTYNKYDYLYCVLKSLGTQTFKKFEVIIAEDCEKQEMLEKLKEWRKEFNFPIEHVFQEDKGFRKCKILNEALKQSKGKYILVVDGDCIVHKKYLENYYRYFKKGYEVIFGRRCEMSKELSEKILENKGDYKITIGKLRHPYSKAWTECVYLPVATKLKKRKLRLLGSNMGFTKDIILRINGFNEDFESPGIGEDSDLQWRFEAVNAKYIGLKNTVLQYHLWHKRNYGFKGPDGWEIFRKTLKNNEYYTKNGINKYWR; encoded by the coding sequence ATGGAGATATCAGTTATAATTTCAACATACAATAAATATGATTATTTGTATTGTGTGTTAAAATCACTTGGAACTCAAACATTTAAAAAATTTGAAGTTATCATAGCTGAGGATTGCGAAAAACAAGAAATGTTAGAAAAATTAAAAGAGTGGAGAAAAGAGTTTAATTTTCCTATAGAACATGTTTTTCAAGAGGATAAAGGTTTTAGAAAGTGTAAGATTTTAAATGAAGCTCTTAAACAATCTAAAGGTAAGTATATATTAGTTGTAGATGGGGATTGCATAGTTCATAAAAAATATTTAGAGAATTATTATAGGTATTTTAAAAAAGGTTATGAAGTTATATTTGGAAGAAGATGTGAAATGAGCAAAGAATTAAGTGAAAAGATTCTTGAAAATAAAGGGGATTATAAAATAACAATAGGAAAATTAAGACATCCCTATAGTAAAGCATGGACAGAATGTGTGTATTTACCGGTAGCAACCAAGTTAAAGAAAAGAAAATTAAGACTTCTTGGATCGAATATGGGCTTTACTAAAGATATAATTTTAAGAATAAATGGGTTTAATGAAGATTTTGAGTCTCCAGGTATAGGAGAGGATAGTGATTTGCAATGGAGATTTGAAGCTGTTAATGCAAAATATATAGGTCTTAAAAATACAGTGTTACAATATCATTTATGGCATAAAAGAAATTATGGATTTAAAGGTCCTGATGGATGGGAAATATTTAGAAAAACTTTAAAAAATAATGAATATTATACAAAAAATGGGATTAATAAATATTGGAGGTAG